Part of the Clostridium sporogenes genome, TTTTTCTAAATGCCGTATTATTCAGAAATGAACTTTACGGCATTTTTATGTCGTAATACAAAGGTGCGACAAGAAGTCGCTAAATAATAGTGTTTCATCAAGAAACTATGCTAGTCACTAAGCATATCCTCGCTTGAAACTGCATTCTAAGTAATTGGAATGTGGGTTGCATGAGAGTCAAAGGTCTAATGTAGGATATAATCACGTTAATCTACAGGGCTAGAGGAAGAATGAGAATGTATAAACTTAGGTTGAACCTTTGTAATTTTCGTCATGCGAAGTTAAGCCAAAGTGGTTGATAGGCTTATATTATGGATAGGAAAGATTGTTTCTTTGTCCAATCGTGGAGTGACCCATATATCCATCGGAATATAGAAGGATACTTAACTCATTCGCATCTATTATTAGTGGAACTTGGTAAGCCCTATATGCTCCAATTAAAGGTAGGATAATCGCAAGAGAATCACAATGCATAGAGGGTAAGGGAGTGTGGAGAAAGCCAAAGCCAATAAGACGAAAGTCTAGAGAAATAAATAACTTATTGGATAAAGGTTCAAAATTTGCCTTAACCCGAAAGGGTGCAGACTTCCACATGGTCATCAACACGAATTTAAACGAAAAGTAATCAATTACGAAAGAGGAGTTTAGTTATGGAAACTATTAATAAATTTAATAAGTCGGCTACTTCTCCACATATCACAGAGTGGTACACACTTAACTGGAAGAAAATAAATAAATATGTGAAGAGATTACGCCAACGGATTTTTCGTGCCGAGCAGTTAAGTCAAAAAAGAAAAGTTAAGAAACTACAAAGACTAATGTTGAGAAGCAAGGCTAATTTGTTAATCTCAATTAAGAGGGTAACTCAAATCAATAAGGGGAAACGAACAGCAGGGATTGATGGATTTAAAGCAACTACTGAATGGGAGAAAATAGGATTATTTAACCTACTCAAAAATTATAATATCAAATACATTAAACCTAAACCTGCTAAAAGAACATATATCCCTAAGAAAAACGGTAAATTAAGACCTTTAGGAATACCAATAATTAAAGATAGGATATATCAAAATATTGTTAAAAATGCTCTTGAACCTCAATGGGAAAGTAAATTTGAAGCCATAGCATATGGGTTTAGACCTAAAAGAGGTACACACGACGCAATCCAACAATTATATCTAAAATTGAGAAAAGGCAGTAAACGCCAGTGGATTTTTGAGGGTGATTTCAAAGGTTGTTTTGATAATCTAAACCATGAATATATTATAGAATGTCTTAATAACTTTCCAGCTAAAGAAACGATATATAAATGGCTCAAGGCTGGATATATTGATAACAATGTCTTTAAAAATACAAATGAAGGTACACCGCAAGGTGGAATAATTTCACCGTTACTAGCTAATATTGCATTACACGGAATAGAAGAAGAACTAGGGGTTGAATATCGGCTTAATAAAAGACAAGGATACTATCTAAAGGGCGACTCCATAGGTATTGTGAAATATGCTGATGATTTTGTTATTTTATGTAAGACAAAAGAAGAAGCAGAAACAATGTACGAGAAACTTAGTCCTTATCTTAAGAAAAGGGGACTGGAACTTGCTGAAGATAAAACGAGAATAACTCATATCAGTATGGGATTTGATTTTCTTGGATTCAATATAAGGCAATACAAGAAAAATAAGGGTATGACATTACTAATTAAACCATCCAAAGCAAGTATTAAAAAAGTCAAAAAATCAATCAAAGAAGTCTTTGAAGAACATAGAGGTAATCCAATCGGAGCAATAATAGGTAAACTTAATCCAATCATAAGAGGCACAGGAAACTATTGGTCTTGTGTAATATCGAAAGATATCTATAGTAGCATAGACCACTATGTATGGCTTAAGACAAGAAAATATCTTAAAACACTTCATCCAAATAAATCTTGGAAATGGAGAATTAAAAGGTACTTTAAACCTGATTTTACGGGAGTAAGTAAAGACAAATGGATACTTACAGACCCTAATAATAACAAAAATCAGTTAATGAAAATGAATTGGATACCTATAGTAAGACATGTATTAATTAAATATAAAAACAGCCCAGATGACCCTAGTTTAAAAGACTATTTTAAAGTAAGAGATGAAAAAGAGTTTAATAGACATAATATTTTAAGCAGACGCAAATTAGCTAAGAAAAGCAAATATAAATGTAGAATATGCAATCAATCATTAGTTGGCGAGGAATCACTTGAGGTCAACCATATTGTACCAACTCTAATTGGTGGTAAAGATGAATATGATAACTTAGAACTACTACATACAAGTTGTCATATACAACATCATAAATTACTGAACAAATATGGGGAAGGTAAAGATTTGCCTAAAATTAAAAAATTCTTCGCAGAAAAAAATGTAGACCCATCAGGTAAAGAGGGAATAACCTTGATGAAAAAACAGCTTAGAAAGTTTAAATATAACTTGCTAGGATAAATGATGGCTTGAGCCGTATGTTTTGAAAGAGACATGTACGGTTCTTAGGGGGGAAAGAAACCGAAAGGTTTCCGACCTACCCGACATTAGATCCATAAATAAATTAATTACGAATTAAATTGGAGGGATATTAAAATGCTTAATATGGTAACAATGTCAATGTTTATATATACAGCTTTTATACTTGGAGGAATATTTGTGATACTAGGTTTAATAATTGAGTTAATAATGGAACCAAATTCAAATATAGTACCAGAGTTAGGTATAGGTTTTTTAATAATAGGCGTAATTGCATATGCAACCAATCTTATATTGATATAGGATTACTCACATTATGAATTTATTGAGACAACAAGGAGATAAAATTTTAGATATTCATGTAGGGAGTGGATCAAGTTTAATAGCATATTATGAAATGGGATTTGATTTCCTGGGATCTGAACTAGATAAAAATATACATGAGCTGGGCAGTAATAGATTAATGAATACAATGAATCAATTAAATATATTTAATGTTATTTAATATAGTCTAGTGAAAAATTGATCTTTGAGAATTGAATAATGCGATATTTAGAAAGTATATGATATAATTAAATTGTGAATAGTAATCAAAATATAGCCAATCATGTAATAAACAGGTATATGGGGAGAATAGTTATGATAAAGTTAAAAAATATATTTATGCAGAGCAAATTGGCGAAGAAAAGTATTAATTACAAAACAAGTGCTTTACAAACTTGTGACAACAATTCAACAATATCTGCAGATAAACCTTCATTTGAGCAGTTAATGTGTTTTTATGTAGATGGCAAACAGGCGAGATTCCCAATATCTTTTTCTAATAAAGATGAATATTTTAAAAAAGGGCGTAATGTTTATGAATTAGTAGGAATTGAGAATCATATAAAGAAAATAAAAATAATGAATGTATTGGATTGTGCTGGACAGACAGAAATAAACGTTAAAGATGACAGAATAGAAATAATAATATCTATAGCATCAATCAATTTAGGTATTGGAAGTGGTGGAGGAGTACGTGAATATACTATAGAGCAATGTGAAAAATTCGCTGATGTTTTAGCCCATGAGTTTTTTCATGCTAAAAGCAATATAGATATTGTTGATTATGTGGGGATTGAGGAATATAAGTCTATATATTATTCAAAAGATATTTGGTTTAAACTTGCAAGGATAATATTTGATGAATATTATGCATATAGAAAAAATGCAGAGAAATTTAATTCCTTTGAATCAGAGGAATCTGAAGAGAAAATTGAACGTATTTTTAATTATTTACAAGCTGTTGATAAAGATCTTGATTTAATAAGTGCAATTAGAGAGTTATTTTATTCTATAGCTTTATTTAGTGCTTTTGCAGATGTATCGACTGAGAAAGAAATAATAATCTTAAGAAAATTGAAAAAATCAAAAAAATTATTTCAAGAAGTTAGAAATATATTTAATTGTTTTTATTTAGAATCTCCATTAAACTATAAAAAGTATAATGATATGGCTTGGAACCTTGAACAAATATACGATTCGCATGAGTTACGTAAATTAGACTGAGTTATGTGTTTAGTGTAAATAAAAATGAATAGGTATTTAAAATATCGCATTATTTAAGATGATATGCGGTATTTTTTTATATTTAAAATACTACGCAATTCAAAGAACAGATCCAGGAATGAAATTTGTACGAAGGGAGTCTTTATAAATGGAGCGTGAAGAAGCAAGGGAATACTTTAAAAATAAGGGATTGGATTATAGCAAGATCAAGAAGGAAGATATTGAAAGGCTAACTGAAATTTTATCTGAGGAATTAAATTATTATTTAGAAAATGGAGGTTTTCATGCTCAACAGATGGGTATGGAAGTAAGAAAACAAAGAGTTAAAGATGTAAAAGTACTTAAAAAAAGTGGCTTAAAATATGCACGATTAAGAATTAAGGGCAGCTATTTTGATGACAGAGAAGGCATTACATTTAGCCAAACTGGATTTATTGGATTTGGAGGAGAATTTAGTGATGCTAATGTAGCGCTTATATTAAAAGCATTTTGTAGATGGTGTGATACATTAGCAAGTTAGTCCATAATTTTAAAATTAGATCCAGGAATGAAATAATGAAGACGGAATTCTTAAACAGGGCGAAAAAGATTTAAGGAGTGGTATTATGAATAATGAAATGACTAAATGTCTTACAAGTTTATTTAATGCATTGAATGCAAAATCAGAAGAAGAGGCAATGAAAATGTTTGGTGATGCGATTAATCATGCAAAAGAAAGTAAAGTTGATATAAACAATCCTGAATATTTTGACTGCTTTATAAATCATAAGTTGAAAAAAGGTATAAAACTATTAGCAAGTACATTGCACGAACCATCTATTTGTAAAGATAAAAATAAACCTAATTTTATTTATGCAAATTATAGTTTTTTAGAAAATCATATAAGAAATTTATGTGAATTAAGAGAAGGTTCAGCATGTTGTGCAGATAAATCAAGATATATTTTAAAAATGTATTTAAAATATTCTATTGATGGTGAAGTTCCAGGGTTTAATCCAAATGTTGAAGAATATTGGATGCCTAATTTTGGTGATAATGAAATGTGGATTAGATATTGTGATAGCCTTTGTAGATTGTATTATGGCTATACAGAAGAATATTTTAAGGCTTATAACTCTTTAATTCAATGTGAAATAAGAAAATTTAAACATACACTCCATAAATGGTATATGGAATTCAATGATGGAGAAATAGTTGAATTTGACCATAGTTGGGATGATAGAAATGAAAATCCATTAGAAGGTTATGCTGATAAAGGTGATTTTTACACTATGCATAAGCGAAAAGTCGAAGGTAAAAACTTCGATATTTATGAGCCAGAAGGTGAAGAGGAAAAAATGTTATTTAGAAAATCCTATGTAAAAATACCTAAATCAGAAATAAAACAAGTATATAAAACGTCAGAAGAAAGAATGGTTTAATTTACAATACAACTACCGGATCCAGGAACTAAAATAATTTTATATTAAATAAAAATGAAAGTGGGGAAGATTTATTATTTCAATGATTGTACTTGGAATAATGTTTTTTCATTATTATTATAAAATGATGACGATGATCAGAAAATAATTAAACTAGATTGTAATGAATGTGCATTTATAAAAAGATGCTTAAATTGTTAATATGCTTTATATAAAAATACATCAGAGGATGTTGCAGAATGTAATACACATGGATGTTATTGTAAAGATTGCCAATAAGGATTAAGTTATTAGTATCACATAATATAGATAGCAGATGCAGTAGAGAAAGAGTAAAAATTATTAGTTATATAGTTAAATTGCTAATAAATGCAGTAGATAAAGAATATAAGAAATTCGTAGAGGAATGTATACGAGATATAAAAAAGAGGTGATGAAATGATAACAGCTAAAAGCTATTTTAGTGGAGCTGGGGGAATGGATTTAGGATTAGTCCAAGCAGGTATAAATATAACACATTCTTATGAGATAGATTCTACTTGTTGTAATACATTAAGAACTAATTTTACTCATGAAATACATCAAGAAGATATAAGTAAAATTACAGTATTAGACCAACAGGATGCAGATATATATGTTGGAACTTTCCCATGTACTAGATACTCAGCTATAGCAGATATACATGGTACTAGAACTGGTGATGATTTATTTTTACACTTTTTTAGGCATGTGGCACTAGCAAGACCAGAAATGTACATTGTAGAAAATGTTCCAGGTATGAAAAAATTTAGAGTAGTAATGGAAGCTCTTACAAGATTACCAGATTATTATGTAAGGATTGAATGTCCTATAAATGCTAATATGTGGCTCCCACAAAAAAGAAAAAGATTAATTTTAATTGGCACTAAAAGGCCATTTGATAACTTAAAATATCCAGAAAGCAATCCAATAAAGCTAAAAAATTTATTAGAAGATGATCCGGAAATAGATATACCTAATTATGTTTATAAAAGGCTCAACGGAGCATATAGGGATAAACCTATAATATCTACACCAGAAGGAGTAGCACCAACATGTGTTGCTCATTATAGTAAAGATTTAAGTACAAGACTTATTAATGATGGTAAAAGGGTAAGACCTTATACGCCAAAAGAATACGCAAGGCTTCAAGGATTTCCAGATAGTTTTAAATTTGCAGGTAGTAACAGGGATATTTATAAACAAGTAGGTAATGCTGTTGCTGTTCCAATGGGAAAGTGGGTTGGAGAACAGGTAATAAGATATTTTAATTAAGTTACAATTAAAAAAACTATAGATACAATACTTATAATTCATCTTAAGGGTTTATTGTATCAATAACATAGTTTAGGAGTGATGTTATGGAAAATGAAAAAATAACCACTGGTGATAAAGTAATGGCAATCATTGGTCTAATTGTAATATTTGGCATGATAGCTGGTATAGTAAAATGCGGTAAATACCAATATAAGCAGTATATGAAAAATAAAGAAATTCAGCAACAACAAGACGAACTAGAATCAGCTGAACGTAATGTTACTGACAATGTTCATGAAGATGCAAAGAAGAAAAGGCTACTAAAGGAATATGAACTTATAGAGAAAAAATTAGGTATAAGTCGTAATAGTATTTATATAAATGATGAAGTTAGCTACGAGGGAATTGATGAGGATGATTACAGTTCAAAAGTAGTGGTAAATGGTAGAGAATACATGGCAGTTTTTGGTTCAGTCGGAGTAACTAAGACATATAAATTACCTGCTAAATATAAACATAGAGAAGTAAGATTTACACATTATGAGATAACAGAAATAAAGAAATTAGTACTAATAAGGTAGAGAATACAGAAATAAGAGGTTATTGTACTAAGATTCAATTTAAAGGAGAGAGATGTATGGAAGATTATTTAGCAGCTATATGTATATTAATTATGGTATTAGGGTTGGGGCTTTTGGTATATGATAAGGTATTTTTACCCGTTGTATCAAGCACTCGTGTTTACAGTGAAGACTCATATAATAAGGATAACTACACAAATAATGATATAGAATATAAAAATTTAGATAAAACAGAAGAACTTATAAAGAAAAAATTAGGTAAAGATGCATTAGTAATGTATACATCATTAGAATCAACTGGCAAAGATTCGGAAGATGTAGTAGTTAGAGTAAGTTTAGATAGTAATGAGTATAGAGTTATATTTAATACTAAAAAAGTTACTAAAGACATGGTATATTACGAGCCAGTTAGTATAAAATCAATCAATAAAATACATTAAATTTTTATATAACGAATAAAACTGTAGGCGGTGAAGTGATGGAGTTCAGAGACGTTTTGCGAAAATGGATAGAAGAGTACTGTAAAAGACATCAGTATATAATTATGGAGATTGACTATAAGCAAAGACTTGTCTTTTACTATTTAGAAGATCAAAATATGTTTGAAGATTATACAGAATTCAACTATACAGAGGTAGATTTATTTAGCTAGTTGTTTCGCATTTCAAATATTAGATTGGGGAGCTAAAAGCTGTAATAGAAAGGATGAAGAGTAATATGTCAAATAGAAATATTGAAGAGTTTTTAAGAGAACAAAGAAAAAGGCCTTTAAAAGTGAAAATGGCAATTCATAAGCTTTTTGATTATAAATGTCCTAAATGTGGATGGTTAATGAATTCATCAAGAAATGAAAAAGAGCCATTACTTATTTATAGGTGTCCTAGGTGTAGTTATTCCAAAATAGAAAATTTAAATAGTAATAAATAGGATAAGAAAGGTGAGAAAAGATGAATAAAAGAATTAAGAAGAAAAAGGAAAAAAATATTATTGAAATTTGCAAAAGTATTTCATGGGAATATATGCATAGGGGATATCCTACATATTGGGAAGAAAATAGTACAATAAAAAAGCATGAGATTATTGATGCTGATGATTTGTATGAATATAAAGAGGAAATGTTGGCAAAAGAAATGTTGAAAAAAGTGGTGAAAAGATGTGTTGCAGAGCATTTCCCTATTCAAAACTATAATATATTTGAAATTCCCTATGGAGATAAAAAAGGATGGATGATGGATTTTGTTAATACAAAAGAATATGAGGAGTATCACAAGAATGATAATAAAAATATAAAAATACATGAAATAGATTTTTGGGTAGAAAAAAATGGAGAAGCAATACCTCAACTTTATAATCCTAAAACTGGTAGTCAATCTGATGCAACAGATTGTAAAAGTGCAGTATATTGCTAATGTTGTAAATCTATAGTTATGAAATTCAAAGATTAGATCCAGAAATAAAATCATTGTAAAGAAAGGAATTGATAAGATGGCAAAAAGTAAATTTGTATGGTTAGTTGTTTTTGAAGGTGGAGCAACTCAATTGGTAAAAGCTCAAACACCTTGGCAGATTTTAGAATGTGATGGATTAATTGAAGATAGTAATTATATTATCAATTTAACAAGAATGGAATTAGCTGATAAATGTAGTTATAAAGATGCATTAGATATACCATTTAGGGACTAGACCATAGTACATTAAGAAAAGCCATAGCAAATGATAAATTTTATCTTTATGAATACAGAAAAACAGGCTGAAATTATATAATTGCTAAATCTTCTATGGAAAGAGTTCTTGGAAAATTAAATAAAGAATAGTACTTAAAACACCGGGCTATTCAGTAGATTATGTGGTGTTTTTGCATATAGAAGAATATGAAAGCAAAATAAATTAGAACAGAATAATTATATTTTTCAAAGTAGAAAAGGAATTAATAGTCCTATAAGCACTACACAAGCTTATAGGATTTTAAAAGAAGGAGCCGAAAGTTTAGGTATAGAGAACTTTGGAACCCATTCGTTAAGGAAAACTTGGGGCTATTGCACATATAAAGCTTCACGTTATAATATAGGATTAATTATGAATACATTTAATTATTCCTCAGAAAAATAAAGATGAATTATATTCTTTAGTACAATTTTAAAAGAAAGGACATGATTAATTTATGAATAAACTACAAATAGCCCAAAATTTATATTTAGCAATTAATATTATGACTTTAGTTTGTTTTATTATTATTTCGCCATGTTTATTATTGGATGAAGAATCTATTTATAATGATTTCCTCAAACATATAAAAAATCATGGACTAAAAGTATGGCATATTTTATTAGGAATTATATTACCAGTATTTTATATATATCCTATATTTATAAAGTTCTTATTAGTTATAGGTTATAAGGTATATAAATTTTTATATGGTATTTTAAATTTTACAATATATAAGAAGAAAGAAGATAAATAATAACAATATATTTAATTTCTAGGTGGTAGAATAATTATGCTTAAAACAAGGAAGACCTTAATGATTTACAATATAATAAAAAATAAAAAAAAGATTATTGTTTAGAAGTTTATTATAAAGAGTGTACAAACTATTATATGTAATGGAAATTGATTTTGTTTGCTTTATATTTTAAATAGCAGCTGCAGGAGTTGAA contains:
- the ltrA gene encoding group II intron reverse transcriptase/maturase gives rise to the protein METINKFNKSATSPHITEWYTLNWKKINKYVKRLRQRIFRAEQLSQKRKVKKLQRLMLRSKANLLISIKRVTQINKGKRTAGIDGFKATTEWEKIGLFNLLKNYNIKYIKPKPAKRTYIPKKNGKLRPLGIPIIKDRIYQNIVKNALEPQWESKFEAIAYGFRPKRGTHDAIQQLYLKLRKGSKRQWIFEGDFKGCFDNLNHEYIIECLNNFPAKETIYKWLKAGYIDNNVFKNTNEGTPQGGIISPLLANIALHGIEEELGVEYRLNKRQGYYLKGDSIGIVKYADDFVILCKTKEEAETMYEKLSPYLKKRGLELAEDKTRITHISMGFDFLGFNIRQYKKNKGMTLLIKPSKASIKKVKKSIKEVFEEHRGNPIGAIIGKLNPIIRGTGNYWSCVISKDIYSSIDHYVWLKTRKYLKTLHPNKSWKWRIKRYFKPDFTGVSKDKWILTDPNNNKNQLMKMNWIPIVRHVLIKYKNSPDDPSLKDYFKVRDEKEFNRHNILSRRKLAKKSKYKCRICNQSLVGEESLEVNHIVPTLIGGKDEYDNLELLHTSCHIQHHKLLNKYGEGKDLPKIKKFFAEKNVDPSGKEGITLMKKQLRKFKYNLLG
- a CDS encoding DNA cytosine methyltransferase yields the protein MITAKSYFSGAGGMDLGLVQAGINITHSYEIDSTCCNTLRTNFTHEIHQEDISKITVLDQQDADIYVGTFPCTRYSAIADIHGTRTGDDLFLHFFRHVALARPEMYIVENVPGMKKFRVVMEALTRLPDYYVRIECPINANMWLPQKRKRLILIGTKRPFDNLKYPESNPIKLKNLLEDDPEIDIPNYVYKRLNGAYRDKPIISTPEGVAPTCVAHYSKDLSTRLINDGKRVRPYTPKEYARLQGFPDSFKFAGSNRDIYKQVGNAVAVPMGKWVGEQVIRYFN